One Vespa velutina chromosome 9, iVesVel2.1, whole genome shotgun sequence DNA segment encodes these proteins:
- the LOC124951905 gene encoding mediator of RNA polymerase II transcription subunit 7 gives MAAPEAMQVSSLPLPPLQYINLYTDENVRRGRAPKPPPPIHDTYSMFGNVFNADDSIIRPLEAQGIKRLYPQHFDRRRELKKLNHSLLVNFLDLIDLLVQCPDSPRRAEKVEDLSLLFIHIHHLLNEFRPHQARETLRVMMELQRRQRIETALRFQKHLEKVQQILQHALQMLPDTSELDSKLAINIDAMESIDTLGAEQQNMDTCSQSDRIMCKTIDDMIASNNLF, from the exons atggcAGCACCAGAGGCAATGCAAGTTAGTTCATTGCCCTTACCACCATTGCAATATATCAACTTATATACAGATGAAAATGTTCGTCGTGGAAGAGCACCCAAGCCTCCACCTCCAATTCATGATACTTATTCAATGTTTGGCAATGTATTTAACGCCGATGATAGTATCATCAGACCCTTAGAAGCTCAAGGGATCAAAAGATTATATCCTCAACACTTTGATCGACGACGTGAATTAAAAAAGCTTAATCATTCTTTACTAGTAAACTTTTTAGATTTAATAGATCTATTAGTGCAATGTCCTGATAGTCCAAGACGTGCTGAAAAA gtAGAAGatttaagtttattatttatacatattcatCATCTCTTAAATGAATTTAGACCACATCAGGCAAGAGAAACATTAAGAGTTATGATGGAATTACAACGTAGACAACGTATAGAAACGGCATTAAGATTTCAAAAGCACCTTGAGAAG gtTCAACAGATACTACAGCATGCTTTACAAATGCTCCCAGATACTTCTGAACTAGATTCCAAGCTTGCCATTAATATTGATGCAATGGAATCCATTGATACTTTAGGAGCCGAACAACAAAATATGGATACATGTAGTCAAAGTGATCGTATTATGTGTAAAACGATAGATGATATGATAGCatcaaacaatttattttaa
- the LOC124951895 gene encoding apoptosis inhibitor 5, translating into MSTDSIEKLYKNFGILADAKDKLAEHEKEYLEILTAVKGSSKEKRLASQFIARFFKYFPKLADQAIDAHLDLCEDEDMAIRKQAIKDLPTLCKDNKEYTAKIADILAQLLQAQDPSELAVVHNSVMSLLKSDPKGTISGFFSQIINGDDGTRERCIKFLATKLRAIGHDIITKEPEDLLIAECKKVLQDVTADEFHSIMEVLSWTRLGSTITGQQELIDITVEQAELSVPFKHTNIEQWSRLIQCIKHALPFFSSQIDSSRFVSYICVQVLPHLSLINASDGRDSQLELLKLLAELTVFCGTIEKPEEKVQQLYNTLITYMPLPPATEITDVPKLQFSHVECLMYAFHKLCKQTPEFLVKDPEQLKEFRLRLQYFARGIQGYIKKLREAISGKSEEELNSEENQLKVVALKTTNNINTLIKDLFHSPPSFKSIIHLSWKTSMNDKKSEKNSSSQKRHTPITFGNDSSSSKRNKDEKSNKREIYTPPSGKYSSNISSNYGSRGRFRGNRSGGRGGYRPRGRSTWRKSFY; encoded by the exons ATGAGTACAGATAGCatcgaaaaattgtataaaaactTTGGCATTTTAGCTGATGCCAAAGATAAGTTAGCCGAA CATGAAAAAGAATACTTAGAAATTTTGACCGCTGTCAAAGGATCATCCAAAGAGAAACGTTTAGCATCTCAATTTATTGCAaggttttttaaatattttccaaaattaGCCGATCAAGCAATAGATGCTCATTTAGACTTGTGCGAAGATGAAGATATGGCA ATAAGAAAACAAGCTATAAAAGATTTACCTACTTTGTGTAAGGATAACAAAGAATATACTGCAAAAATTGCTGATATTTTAGCTCAATTATTACAAGCACAAGATCCATCTGAATTAGCAGTTGTACATAACAGTGTTATGTCTCTTTTGAAAAGTGATCCAAAAG GTACAATAAGTGGATTCTTTAGTCAAATTATTAATGGAGATGATGGAACAAGAGAAAGgtgtattaaatttttagcTACAAAATTGAGAGCAATAGGCCatgatattattactaaaGAACCAGAAGATTTATTAATTGCAGAATGCAAGAAAGTCCTACAA GATGTAACAGCTGACGAGTTCCATAGTATCATGGAAGTTCTTAGCTGGACTAGATTAGGCTCTACTATTACTGGTCAGCAAGAATTAATTGACATCACGGTAGAACAAGCTGAACTTTCTGTGCCATTTAAGCATACAAATATTGAACAATGGAGCCGACTGATACAATGTATCAAACATGCTCTTCCATTCTTTAGT tCTCAGATTGATTCATCAAGATTTGTTTCATACATCTGTGTTCAAGTTTTACcacatttatcattaattaatgcaTCTGATGGAAGGGATAGTCAGTTGGAATTGTTAAAACTTCTTGCAGAGTTAACTGTATTTTGTGGAACAATTGAAAAACCAGAAGAAAAAGTACAACAATTATATAACACACTAAtt ACGTATATGCCTCTTCCGCCAGCTACAGAGATAACAGATGTCCCAAAGTTACAATTTAGTCATGTGGAATGTTTAATGTATGCTTTTCACAAACTATGTAAGCAAACACCTGAATTTTTGGTAAAAGATCCAGAACAACTTAAAGAATTCAGACTTAGGTTGCAATATTTTGCTCGGGGGATTCAagggtatataaaaaaattgcgTGAAGCAATTAGTGGCAAGTCtgaagaagaattaaattcaGAAGAGAACCAATTAAAAGTAGTAGCATTGAAAACGACAAACAACATCAATACtttaattaaagatttatttcattcgccACCCAGTTTTAAAAGCATTATACATTTATCATGGAAAACATcaatgaatgataaaaag agtgaaaaaaattcttcaagTCAAAAAAGACATACTCCTATTACATTTGGAAATGATAGTAGTTCCAGTAAACGgaataaagatgaaaagagtaataaaagagaaatatatacaccTCCAAGCGGGAAATACAGTTCAAATATATCCTCGAATTATG gaaGCCGTGGTAGATTTAGAGGTAACAGGTCTGGTGGACGAGGTGGCTACAGGCCAAGAGGGCGTAGTACTTGGAGAAAAAGTTTTTACTAA
- the LOC124951894 gene encoding uncharacterized protein LOC124951894 isoform X2, giving the protein MFDVPPKFYELCRLCLSSDGVKLSIFEEEGAQRNFADKILTCLSITVKDGDSLPPIICHRCVYKLDVLHNFREVSHKSDVILKQYLDYAKQLSSNDNQKKSFSTAKIAGLNPVQSFIQLNKTLFNEEPNSPASINQNIIPQTQTHRLELRTNEVLENDNIKCEPEDDTCSYSSDPDRLEIEDRDEQETEGEENGYDMTINKRLKLENNYENSKPNTPDHSPVNRMDTPESNCSDTHIDQETTKLWQALANNRNLEITRTKGDKLNNGFTGEATNLLRSLIKNRQIGITAVDSDRISTQIRFYRDTQGTTIEHSLPDSSVLGNCTTMPCIENKITSMDSNPSSPASIGRKETKGRRKQSYPSKAPTSPDTANYQHESSEEQAQDFTAWSHKMKGKVEDQKQQFDQQTGNITKKVDMSCTNCGTMTTTIWRRNMKGEMVCNACGLYYKLHGVNRPVTMRRDTIHTRRRRPKGEKPTRHRKKGDTAVIPPQSEQMDSESADMLAALRRQIQPHLMMAALTPPRIPGNHGPPAGQLNYSLPLSSYMMHHVKTEAQEQQQRLSVKTEEIEDGDEENVSDVPLNLVATSLAEDTH; this is encoded by the exons ATGTTTGATGTACCGCCCAAGTTTTACGAGCTGTGTCGCCTTTGTTTATCGTCGGACGGTGTCAAATTGTCCATATTCGAGGAGGAAGGCGCCCAGCGAAATTTCGCCGACAAAATATTAACATGTCTCTCAATCACG GTAAAAGACGGTGATTCTTTACCACCAATCATATGTCACCGATGTGTATACAAGTTAGATGTACTACATAATTTTCGAGAAGTCTCGCATAAATCTGATGTCATATTAAAACAGTACCTGGATTATGCCAAGCAATTATCATCTAATGATAATCAG aaaaaatctttctccACTGCCAAAATAGCAGGATTAAATCCAGTACAatcttttattcaattaaataaaacgttaTTTAATGAGGAACCAAATTCTCCAGCCAGCATTAATCAAAACATAATACCTCAAACGCAAACACACAGATTAGAGCTGCGTACAAATGAAGtattagaaaatgataatatcaaatgTGAACCAGAGGATGATACGTGTTCTTATAGTTCAGATCCAGATAGGCTCGAAATTGAGGATCGGGATGAGCAAGAAACTGAAGGTGAAGAAAATGGTTATGATATGAcaattaataaacgattaaaattggaaaataattatgaaaattccAAGCCAAATACACCTGATCATAGTCCAGTTAATAGGATGGATACACCAGAGAGCAATTGTTCAGATACGCATATTGACCAAGAAACTACAAAGCTGTGGCAAGCCCTTGCAAA TAATAGGAATTTGGAAATAACACGAACAAAAGgggataaattaaataatggtTTCACTGGAGAAGCGACTAATTTGCTTCGATCTTTAATCAAAAATAGACAAATCGGTATTACTGCTGTCGATTCTGATAGAATATCCACacaaataagattttataGGGACACTCAAGGAACTACAATCGAACATTCATTACCTGATTCTTCTGTACTTGGGAATTGTACCACTATGCCGTGCATAGAAAACAAG aTTACTTCTATGGACAGTAATCCATCCAGTCCAGCTAGTATTggacgaaaagaaacgaaaggtcGAAGGAAACAAAGTTATCCGAGTAAAGCTCCAACAAGCCCAGATACTGCTAATTATCAACACGAATCCAGTGAAGAACAAGCACAGGATTTTACCGCATGGTCacataaaatgaaaggaaaa GTTGAAGATCAAAAACAACAATTTGATCAGCAAACCGGTAATATCACAAAAAAAGTTGATATGTCTTGCACAAATTGTGGTACCATGACTACAACAATCTGGCGAAGAAATATGAAGGGTGAAATGGTTTGTAATGCGTGTGGACTTTATTACAAACTTCATGGAGTTAATCGTCCAGTTACTATGCGAAGAGACACGATACACACACGTAGACGCAGACCTAAAGGCGAAAAACCAACACGACATAGAA AGAAAGGAGATACGGCGGTAATACCACCACAATCTGAGCAAATGGACTCTGAAAGTGCTGATATGCTAGCAGCTTTGCGTCGGCAAATTCAACCTCATCTCATGATGGCAGCATTAACGCCACCACGTATACCTGGCAATCACGGTCCACCAGCTGGTCAACTTAATTATTCACTTCCTTTGTCTAGTTATATGATGCAT CATGTGAAAACTGAAGCTCAAGAGCAACAACAACGTCTTTCGGTAAAGACTGAAGAGATAGAGGACGGAGATGAAGAAAATGTTTCGGATGTACCATTAAATCTGGTTGCGACGTCATTAGCCGAAGATACGCATTGA
- the LOC124951894 gene encoding uncharacterized protein LOC124951894 isoform X1: MQSSESGELLIWTTCYQVSHADSTKCCDVWRFYKLYLLNKDRGSLKNIMDNTYCKGDDCLKNRYQFLPNQHFEKVKDGDSLPPIICHRCVYKLDVLHNFREVSHKSDVILKQYLDYAKQLSSNDNQKKSFSTAKIAGLNPVQSFIQLNKTLFNEEPNSPASINQNIIPQTQTHRLELRTNEVLENDNIKCEPEDDTCSYSSDPDRLEIEDRDEQETEGEENGYDMTINKRLKLENNYENSKPNTPDHSPVNRMDTPESNCSDTHIDQETTKLWQALANNRNLEITRTKGDKLNNGFTGEATNLLRSLIKNRQIGITAVDSDRISTQIRFYRDTQGTTIEHSLPDSSVLGNCTTMPCIENKITSMDSNPSSPASIGRKETKGRRKQSYPSKAPTSPDTANYQHESSEEQAQDFTAWSHKMKGKVEDQKQQFDQQTGNITKKVDMSCTNCGTMTTTIWRRNMKGEMVCNACGLYYKLHGVNRPVTMRRDTIHTRRRRPKGEKPTRHRKKGDTAVIPPQSEQMDSESADMLAALRRQIQPHLMMAALTPPRIPGNHGPPAGQLNYSLPLSSYMMHHVKTEAQEQQQRLSVKTEEIEDGDEENVSDVPLNLVATSLAEDTH; the protein is encoded by the exons ATGCAGTCCTCTGAGAGTGGGGAGCTCCTTATATGGACGACCTGTTATCAGGTTTCACACGCGGATTCCACAAAATGTTGTGACGTATGGCGCTTTTACAAGCTTTATCTTTTAAACAAAGATCGTGgctctttaaaaaatataatggataATACATATTGTAAAGGTGATGATTGTTTAAAGAATAGATATCAATTCTTACCAAACCaacattttgaaaaa GTAAAAGACGGTGATTCTTTACCACCAATCATATGTCACCGATGTGTATACAAGTTAGATGTACTACATAATTTTCGAGAAGTCTCGCATAAATCTGATGTCATATTAAAACAGTACCTGGATTATGCCAAGCAATTATCATCTAATGATAATCAG aaaaaatctttctccACTGCCAAAATAGCAGGATTAAATCCAGTACAatcttttattcaattaaataaaacgttaTTTAATGAGGAACCAAATTCTCCAGCCAGCATTAATCAAAACATAATACCTCAAACGCAAACACACAGATTAGAGCTGCGTACAAATGAAGtattagaaaatgataatatcaaatgTGAACCAGAGGATGATACGTGTTCTTATAGTTCAGATCCAGATAGGCTCGAAATTGAGGATCGGGATGAGCAAGAAACTGAAGGTGAAGAAAATGGTTATGATATGAcaattaataaacgattaaaattggaaaataattatgaaaattccAAGCCAAATACACCTGATCATAGTCCAGTTAATAGGATGGATACACCAGAGAGCAATTGTTCAGATACGCATATTGACCAAGAAACTACAAAGCTGTGGCAAGCCCTTGCAAA TAATAGGAATTTGGAAATAACACGAACAAAAGgggataaattaaataatggtTTCACTGGAGAAGCGACTAATTTGCTTCGATCTTTAATCAAAAATAGACAAATCGGTATTACTGCTGTCGATTCTGATAGAATATCCACacaaataagattttataGGGACACTCAAGGAACTACAATCGAACATTCATTACCTGATTCTTCTGTACTTGGGAATTGTACCACTATGCCGTGCATAGAAAACAAG aTTACTTCTATGGACAGTAATCCATCCAGTCCAGCTAGTATTggacgaaaagaaacgaaaggtcGAAGGAAACAAAGTTATCCGAGTAAAGCTCCAACAAGCCCAGATACTGCTAATTATCAACACGAATCCAGTGAAGAACAAGCACAGGATTTTACCGCATGGTCacataaaatgaaaggaaaa GTTGAAGATCAAAAACAACAATTTGATCAGCAAACCGGTAATATCACAAAAAAAGTTGATATGTCTTGCACAAATTGTGGTACCATGACTACAACAATCTGGCGAAGAAATATGAAGGGTGAAATGGTTTGTAATGCGTGTGGACTTTATTACAAACTTCATGGAGTTAATCGTCCAGTTACTATGCGAAGAGACACGATACACACACGTAGACGCAGACCTAAAGGCGAAAAACCAACACGACATAGAA AGAAAGGAGATACGGCGGTAATACCACCACAATCTGAGCAAATGGACTCTGAAAGTGCTGATATGCTAGCAGCTTTGCGTCGGCAAATTCAACCTCATCTCATGATGGCAGCATTAACGCCACCACGTATACCTGGCAATCACGGTCCACCAGCTGGTCAACTTAATTATTCACTTCCTTTGTCTAGTTATATGATGCAT CATGTGAAAACTGAAGCTCAAGAGCAACAACAACGTCTTTCGGTAAAGACTGAAGAGATAGAGGACGGAGATGAAGAAAATGTTTCGGATGTACCATTAAATCTGGTTGCGACGTCATTAGCCGAAGATACGCATTGA
- the LOC124951637 gene encoding uncharacterized protein LOC124951637 has product MEDKSLRDTSIMYDKQFIENMKIAKYFLKQLRDKEEIQLATKWLIRVNDIKSSSLQVKRDRNAFLCYLLKVLREAILKHRREYQSNTIFNSENILGLYHFSNQNSKVSVKGLSQNAPQTSNIPYHSKWSKNHRTYVAVKPLPGRGALIYMAVSKRPGLENWDLGSINKYTQ; this is encoded by the exons aTGGAGGACAAGTCTTTGCGAGATACTTCAATTATGTACGATAAacaattcattgaaaatatgaaaatagctaaatatttcttaaaacaaTTACGTGACAAAGAAG AGATTCAACTAGCTACGAAATGGCTTATCCGTGTTAATGATATCAAGTCATCATCCTTACAAGTAAAAAGAGATCGTAATGCTTTCTTGTGTTATTTGCTCAAGGTTTTGAGAGAAGCAATTTTAAAACATCGTCGTGAATACCAATCTAATACCATTTTCAATTCTGAGAATATTTTAGGCCTATATCATTTTTCT AATCAAAATTCAAAAGTATCTGTAAAAGGACTATCGCAAAATGCTCCGCAAACTTCAAATATTCCTTATCATTCGAAATGGTCGAAAAATCATCGTACATATGTCGCTGTAAAACCATTACCCGGAAGAGGGGCATTAATATATATGGCTGTATCTAAAAGACCAGGACTTGAAAATTGGGATTTAGgtagtattaataaatatacgcAATAA
- the LOC124951547 gene encoding serine/arginine-rich splicing factor 2 translates to MSYGRPPPRIDGMVSLKVDNLTYRTTPEDLRRVFERCGEVGDIYIPRDRFTRESRGFAFVRFYDKRDAEDALDAMDGRLLDGRELRVQMARYGRPTSPHRSRGSRRRGRSRSRSRDRRRSRTRSRSRSRSRDRDRRRSYSRSRSRSRSDSKSSRGKSRSRSKSQERQKDSRSKSR, encoded by the exons ATGAGTTACGGTAGACCACCGCCGCGTATCGACGGCATGGTGTCTCTAAAAGTTGATAATCTTACGTATAGAACGACGCCAGAAGATCTCAGGCGTGTATTCGAAAGATGCGGTGAGGTTGGTGATATCTATATACCACGAGATCGTTTTACCCGTGAGAGTCGTGGTTTCGCTTTTGTaag ATTCTATGACAAGCGCGATGCAGAGGATGCATTGGACGCTATGGATGGTAGATTACTTGATGGTAGGGAACTTAGAGTTCAAATGGCACGATATGGACGACCAACCTCGCCTCATAGAAGTCGTGGAAGTCGCAGACGTGGAAG gTCACGTAGTCGTAGCAGAGATCGCAGACGTTCTCGTACACGATCACGCAGTAGATCTCGTAGTCGTGATAGAGATCGTAGACGTTCCTATAGTCGGAGTCGTAGTCGTTCTCGTTCCGATAGTAAAAGCTCTCGTGGAAAGTCTCGCTCTCGCAGCAAGTCTCAAGAAAGGCAGAAAGACAGCCGTTCCAAATCAAGATAA
- the LOC124951546 gene encoding lysophospholipid acyltransferase 7: MFQDDAIYVSLLLSCVAFGFIYRKFKDPRKRQWISTSFGLLLIILVSGNHVVHPLICLLINAVIVTRFSWKICHLASLYFSFFYLLVIFRLGHLVGMPVPPAHTNLVQMILTLKLSGLAFEINSAATMTLPDDPQGINSAALKKISFMDVFHYGLSYMGVLTGPYYRYRTYWDSLNRPFSNYIDPWPLTLYKLKQTTILSILFLLMNYTFPTEYTVSEEYANRSLLYRWFYTYPVFATFRLRLFSGIILSECACQMAGLGAYPTKCETTPGAGPRNYKEFEEICADKEKIKQEQFDFETIHNMNIWQVETCHLVRSCMKYWNSCIQYWMGIYIYKRFPFKPLRMIVTLTLSALWHGYAVGYYVCICSVPFYLLIEDLLIKFHNQHEKDSIGWKIWTFTLWAMRLSCMAYLGVPFLLLDFRQILQFYASLYYIGHITSVIIYIIARLMKPIIIKKNVEKNK, translated from the exons TGGAAATCATGTGGTGCACCCCCTCATCTGCCTGTTAATTAATGCAGTCATCGTGACCAGATTTTCTTGGAA AATATGCCACCTAGccagtttatatttttcatttttttatttacttgttaTTTTTCGATTGGGACATTTGGTTGGGATGCCGGTACCGCCTGCACATACAAATTTAGTTCAAATGATTCTTACATTGAAGTTATCTGGATTGGCATTTGAAATAAACTCTGCAGCTACCATGACACTACCGGATGATCCTCAAGGGATTAATAGTGCAGCTTTAAAAAAGATTAGCTTTATGGATGTATTTCATTATGGTCTAAGTTACATGGGAGTTTTGACAG GTCCCTACTATCGGTATAGAACATATTGGGATTCGCTAAATAGACCTTTTTCTAATTACATCGATCCATGGCCTCTAAcattgtataaattaaaacaaacgacaatattatctatactttttttgttaatgaaTTATACATTCCCCACAGAG TATACTGTGTCAGAAGAATATGCAAATCGGTCATTGTTATATAGATGGTTCTACACATACCCAGTCTTTGCAACATTTCGTCTAAGACTATTTTCTGGGATAATTCTGTCAGAGTGTGCATGTCAAATGGCTGGATTAGGTGCTTATCCCACCAAATGTGAAACTACGCCTGGAGCAGGGCCACGTAATTACAAGGAATTCGAAGAAat TTGTGcggataaggaaaaaataaaacaagaacaaTTTGATTTTGAAACCATACATAACATGAATATATGGCAAGTGGAAACTTGTCATTTAGTAAGATCATGTATGAAGTATTGGAATTCTTGTATACAATATTGGATgggtatttacatatacaaaagATTTCCATTCAAACCATTAAGAATGATAGTGACATTAACTCTGTCAGCGTTATGGCATGGATATGCTGTTGGTTACTATGTTTGCATATGCTCAGTTCCATTTTATTTACTGATAGAAGACCTATTAATAAAGTTCCACAATCAACACGAGAAGGATAGTATT GGCTGGAAAATCTGGACGTTTACTCTATGGGCAATGAGATTATCCTGTATGGCTTACTTGGGTGTTCCATTTCTATTACTCGACTTTCGGCAAATATTGCAATTTTATGCAAGTCTATATTATATCGGCCATATTACCtcagttataatatatataatagccAGATTAATGAAACCcataattataaagaagaacgtagaaaagaacaaatag